A genomic stretch from Helianthus annuus cultivar XRQ/B chromosome 1, HanXRQr2.0-SUNRISE, whole genome shotgun sequence includes:
- the LOC110936682 gene encoding NAC domain-containing protein 90, translating into MTPGFRFYPTEEELITFYLKHKIQGANVTRDILRDIDRVIPQLHVYDFYPWDLPQHAGEVCRGDPEQWFFFIPRQEKEARGGRPSRRTSSGYWKATGSPSVVYSSSNRIIGIKRSMVFYNGRAPTGKKTKWKMNEYKAFQQEYSSNTNTTPKLMQEVSLCRVYIKSTCLRAFDRRPLADHQTLESNDRHATTSTHLTGQPTTQMIASPFDHSHTSFEAIEDQPLWEWEENHNWL; encoded by the exons ATGACGCCAGGTTTTCGGTTTTACCCAACCGAAGAAGAGTTAATAACGTTCTATTTAAAGCATAAGATACAAGGCGCGAACGTCACTAGGGATATATTGCGAGATATCGATCGTGTCATACCTCAACTTCATGTTTATGATTTCTATCCATGGGATCTCCCTC AACATGCAGGCGAGGTTTGTCGAGGCGACCCTGAGCAATGGTTCTTTTTCATTCCTAGGCAAGAAAAAGAAGCCCGAGGGGGGAGACCATCCCGCCGCACAAGTTCAGGCTACTGGAAGGCCACCGGATCTCCGAGTGTCGTTTACTCATCAAGTAATCGAATCATTGGGATAAAAAGAAGCATGGTGTTCTACAATGGTAGAGCTCCCACAGGGAAGAAGACTAAATGGAAAATGAATGAGTACAAGGCTTTCCAACAAGAATACTCCTCAAACACCAATACTACACCTAAG TTGATGCAAGAAGTGAGTTTGTGCCGAGTATATATAAAATCAACTTGTTTGAGGGCATTCGATAGAAGGCCACTAGCTGATCACCAAACCCTTGAAAGCAATGACCGTCATGCAACCACGTCGACTCACCTTACTGGTCAACCGACGACACAGATGATTGCGAGCCCATTTGATCATAGCCATACTTCATTTGAGGCGATCGAGGATCAACCTT
- the LOC110936676 gene encoding putative uncharacterized protein DDB_G0283223: MHVVAGMNKLALANLNNNAPFYIIKSALFHSAGRFYRSSSWGWHEHEPSLSHGSSRIITISQLNSRDHKRFYYYSRKPPKHNHTINNNNNNNNNSNSNSDNNYKDRASWNSKQQAEDDKDDKSEFVKPDLKERIALGLSGSGPLSLEDVKNAYRACALRWHPDRHKGSSKAIAAEKFKVCSAAYQSLCVKLAEK, translated from the exons ATGCATGTGGTTGCAGGCATGAACAAACTAGCCCTAGCTAACTTAAACAACAATGCCCCTTTTTACATCATCAAATCCGCTCTCTTTCATTCT GCTGGACGTTTTTATAGGAGTTCCTCATGG GGCTGGCATGAACATGAGCCATCTTTAAGTCACGGAAGCTCACGGATTATAACTATTAGTCAACTCAACAGTAGGGACCACAAAA GGTTCTACTATTACTCAAGGAAGCCACCAAAACATAACCATACcattaacaacaacaataataataataataatagtaatagtaatagtgaTAATAATTATAAAGATCGAGCTTCATGGAATTCGAAACAACAAGCTGAAGATGATAAAGACGACAAGTCAGAATTCGTGAAACCAGATTTAAAAGAGAGAATTGCCCTTGGTTTGAGTGGTTCTGGCCCTTTAAGCCTTGAAGATGTTAAAAATGC ATATAGGGCTTGTGCATTGAGATGGCATCCGGACCGTCACAAAGGTTCTTCCAAG GCTATTGCAGCGGAAAAATTCAAGGTTTGCAGTGCAGCATATCAATCTTTATGTGTTAAATTGGCGGAAAAATAA